A genome region from Mycolicibacterium litorale includes the following:
- a CDS encoding DoxX family protein, which yields MQIAIAIVSIGLAIFMAVAGFLNVFFIGDARKNQAHLRISVGLTRFIGWCQWASVVGLIGGLFWRPLAIAAAVGLLLLLIGAVIAHHRVNDPVKEMVLAIAVFIFSAFVLAGQISLLGDDDGLSVAEQSPPTAQYPQ from the coding sequence ATGCAGATCGCCATCGCGATCGTGTCCATCGGACTGGCCATCTTCATGGCCGTCGCGGGATTCCTGAACGTTTTCTTCATCGGCGATGCCCGTAAGAACCAGGCGCACCTGCGGATCTCGGTCGGCCTCACCCGCTTCATCGGCTGGTGTCAGTGGGCGTCGGTCGTCGGTTTGATCGGCGGGCTGTTCTGGCGACCGCTCGCGATCGCCGCGGCGGTCGGTCTGCTGCTCCTGCTGATCGGGGCGGTCATCGCCCACCACCGTGTCAACGACCCGGTCAAGGAGATGGTCCTCGCGATAGCGGTGTTCATCTTCTCGGCTTTCGTTCTCGCCGGGCAGATCTCACTGCTGGGTGACGATGACGGACTCAGTGTGGCGGAGCAGTCTCCGCCGACCGCGCAATATCCGCAGTGA
- a CDS encoding SRPBCC family protein, whose amino-acid sequence MGRKQRSVEGSSRCSAAPERVWEVWTAPEGWPGDVIEVGAVDGEFAVGSTVTVKVKGGVKTKSTLTRVDAPKIWTSVTRFPGLTLTYEHVIDGSADGTVLTERVIMTGPFAGLFDRMARGQLQQTFTAVTADIARSAETAPPH is encoded by the coding sequence ATGGGCAGAAAGCAGCGATCGGTCGAGGGGTCGTCCCGGTGTTCCGCAGCGCCGGAACGCGTTTGGGAAGTCTGGACCGCACCCGAGGGATGGCCCGGCGACGTCATCGAGGTCGGCGCGGTCGACGGTGAGTTCGCAGTGGGATCGACCGTGACGGTGAAGGTGAAGGGCGGTGTCAAGACGAAGTCCACCCTCACCCGCGTCGACGCACCGAAGATCTGGACATCCGTCACGAGATTCCCGGGGCTGACACTGACTTATGAACACGTCATCGACGGGTCGGCGGACGGAACCGTCCTGACCGAGCGGGTCATCATGACCGGTCCCTTCGCCGGGCTCTTCGATCGGATGGCGCGGGGCCAGCTCCAGCAGACCTTCACCGCGGTCACTGCGGATATTGCGCGGTCGGCGGAGACTGCTCCGCCACACTGA
- a CDS encoding DUF2505 domain-containing protein, with product MASVAELKPIGVATVARTFDVSIESPVQVADILSAFGDEKYWHARLAAFGNGSAALSALEVAADGCVTVTVTLGLLRDRLPKVVTQVHRGDLEMVRTETWTPGDEGEVSGDIAIAVTGAPLSATGRAKIQPAEIGSHLTYSTTVAVKVPIVRGRIESFIGGYTVDEITRLQDFTTGWITGRL from the coding sequence GTGGCGAGCGTCGCGGAGCTGAAACCGATAGGAGTGGCGACGGTGGCGCGCACATTCGACGTGTCGATCGAATCACCGGTCCAAGTGGCCGACATCCTGTCGGCCTTCGGTGACGAGAAGTACTGGCACGCAAGGCTGGCCGCATTCGGCAATGGATCCGCCGCGTTGTCGGCTCTGGAGGTCGCTGCCGACGGTTGCGTGACGGTCACGGTGACACTGGGTCTGCTCCGCGATCGATTGCCCAAGGTGGTGACCCAGGTGCACCGCGGCGATCTCGAAATGGTGCGCACAGAGACCTGGACACCAGGCGACGAGGGGGAAGTGAGCGGTGACATCGCCATCGCGGTGACGGGTGCACCGCTGTCGGCCACCGGACGGGCGAAGATCCAACCGGCGGAGATCGGCTCGCACCTCACCTATTCCACGACGGTCGCGGTGAAGGTCCCGATCGTCCGTGGCCGCATCGAGAGCTTCATCGGCGGTTACACCGTGGACGAGATCACCCGTCTGCAGGACTTCACCACCGGCTGGATCACCGGGCGGCTTTGA
- a CDS encoding CocE/NonD family hydrolase, translated as MMVRSDADHVWHENQAVPPHKPGMYCQSRYLTMRDGIRIAVNLYLPTHRPAGARMPAIINQTRYYRAMELRQPARAAMRGKPFHHIPSTVACRRRFVGAGYAWVDVDVRGSGASFGHRVCEWSPDEIRDGAEVVDWIIRQPWSDGAVGALGSSYSGGAAELLLVNRHPAVRAVAPRFSPFDAYSDIAFPGGVRARWFTETWGRYNAALDRNAPWDAAGWWVRLFVTGVQPVDGDRDRSLRAQAIAAHDANYDIHRQAESLSFRDDVAPSDPYHRAGEEAPPLIGNPIDEAGSINLFSPHNYWRDVEASGAAVYSYSGWFDGAYAHSAIKRFHTVSTPVHRLILGPWSHGGGWHIEPFRAPAKSTFDHEGELLRFFDEHLGQRNSGLASEPRVRYFTMGEGRWKAASTWPPAATTRRFYLASGRMLTDAAPQDDRAADEYRVDVTAGTGEHSRWRTQVAIGEAVRYPERSGADRKLLTYTSAPLVSPLEVTGHPMVTLFVSSTADDANLFVYLEDVDTRGRIAYVTEGLLRAACRPISALPPPYRQDVPYRTFNRGDAKPLIAHEITELTFDLVPTSYLVRGGHRLRIAIAGADASHFAVADGTPPTLAVHRGRLHASHIDLPVVMPA; from the coding sequence GTGATGGTGCGCAGCGACGCTGACCACGTGTGGCACGAGAACCAGGCGGTGCCGCCGCATAAGCCCGGAATGTATTGCCAATCACGCTATCTCACGATGCGTGACGGTATTCGGATCGCGGTCAACCTGTACCTCCCGACGCACCGGCCCGCTGGGGCGCGAATGCCGGCGATCATCAACCAGACCCGGTACTACCGGGCCATGGAACTGCGCCAGCCCGCGCGCGCCGCGATGCGCGGCAAACCGTTCCACCACATTCCGTCCACCGTGGCATGCCGGCGGCGTTTCGTCGGGGCGGGATACGCCTGGGTGGACGTCGACGTGCGCGGTTCCGGCGCCTCGTTCGGCCACCGTGTCTGCGAATGGTCACCGGACGAGATCCGAGACGGCGCGGAAGTGGTCGACTGGATCATCCGCCAACCGTGGTCGGACGGTGCGGTGGGCGCGTTGGGCAGTTCCTACAGCGGCGGTGCGGCCGAACTGCTGCTGGTCAACCGCCACCCGGCCGTTCGGGCCGTGGCGCCGCGCTTCTCGCCCTTCGACGCCTACAGCGACATCGCGTTCCCCGGCGGTGTCCGCGCCCGCTGGTTCACCGAGACGTGGGGCCGCTACAACGCGGCGCTGGACCGGAATGCGCCGTGGGACGCGGCCGGTTGGTGGGTGAGGCTGTTCGTGACGGGGGTGCAACCGGTCGACGGTGACCGAGACCGCTCGTTGCGTGCGCAGGCGATCGCGGCGCACGACGCCAACTACGACATCCACCGGCAGGCCGAGTCCCTCAGTTTCCGCGACGACGTCGCGCCGTCGGACCCGTACCACCGGGCCGGCGAAGAGGCACCGCCGCTGATCGGCAACCCGATCGACGAGGCGGGCAGCATCAACCTGTTCAGCCCGCACAACTACTGGCGTGACGTCGAGGCGTCGGGCGCCGCCGTCTACAGCTACAGCGGTTGGTTCGACGGGGCATACGCGCATTCGGCCATCAAGCGGTTCCACACCGTGTCCACCCCCGTCCACCGGCTGATTCTCGGCCCGTGGAGTCACGGGGGTGGATGGCACATCGAGCCGTTCCGCGCACCGGCCAAGTCGACGTTCGATCACGAGGGCGAACTGCTGCGGTTCTTCGACGAGCATCTGGGTCAGCGGAACAGCGGCCTGGCGTCCGAACCGAGGGTGCGCTACTTCACGATGGGCGAGGGCCGCTGGAAGGCGGCCTCGACGTGGCCACCGGCCGCGACCACCCGGAGGTTCTATCTCGCGAGCGGCAGGATGCTCACCGACGCTGCACCGCAGGACGATCGCGCGGCCGACGAGTACCGCGTGGACGTGACGGCGGGCACCGGTGAGCACTCGCGGTGGCGCACACAGGTGGCGATCGGTGAGGCGGTGCGGTACCCGGAACGCAGCGGGGCCGACCGCAAACTGCTGACCTACACCTCCGCACCACTGGTCAGCCCGCTCGAGGTCACGGGTCACCCGATGGTCACGCTGTTCGTCAGCTCGACGGCCGATGACGCCAACCTGTTCGTCTACCTCGAAGACGTCGACACCCGTGGCCGGATCGCCTATGTCACCGAAGGGCTGCTCCGGGCCGCCTGCCGTCCCATCAGCGCCCTCCCGCCGCCGTATCGTCAGGACGTTCCGTACCGCACGTTCAACCGCGGGGACGCGAAGCCCCTGATCGCACACGAGATCACCGAACTGACCTTCGATCTGGTGCCGACCTCGTATCTCGTCCGCGGGGGGCACCGGCTTCGCATCGCGATCGCCGGAGCGGATGCGAGCCACTTCGCGGTTGCGGACGGCACGCCGCCGACGCTCGCCGTGCACCGCGGGCGGCTGCACGCCTCGCACATCGACCTGCCGGTCGTCATGCCGGCCTGA
- a CDS encoding SDR family NAD(P)-dependent oxidoreductase → MTRDFSGAVALVTGGGAGIGAAQVKLLRARGATVCAVDIDEEAAQSSGADLAIGADVADREAMAAAVDRVLERFGRLDVVFCTAGITHLPATVRSLKPGEAQRVIEVNLIGTLNTIEPAIEPLIAARGHIVVVSSMGWPPNTEYGTLLPAVGGVAYSTSKTAVEMLGRGLRMELSQYGVGVTITYFGPIDTAMGRLTLSPAPKAKERITVGPEKAAVAVLRAVERGKVRAIIPARWNFLNIVRPLGVHLDNLLLRSKTQREFIRTYDSG, encoded by the coding sequence GTGACTCGAGACTTCTCTGGAGCTGTTGCGCTCGTCACCGGCGGCGGCGCGGGTATCGGCGCCGCACAGGTGAAACTCCTCCGTGCACGAGGCGCGACGGTGTGCGCGGTGGACATCGACGAGGAGGCGGCCCAGAGTAGCGGCGCCGACCTGGCGATCGGCGCGGACGTCGCTGACCGCGAGGCGATGGCCGCCGCGGTCGACCGGGTGCTCGAGCGATTCGGCAGGCTCGACGTCGTGTTCTGCACGGCCGGGATCACCCACCTGCCCGCGACGGTCCGCTCGCTGAAACCGGGTGAGGCGCAGCGGGTCATCGAGGTCAATCTGATCGGCACCCTCAACACGATCGAGCCGGCGATCGAACCACTGATCGCCGCGCGCGGTCACATCGTCGTGGTGTCGTCGATGGGTTGGCCGCCGAACACCGAATACGGGACTCTGCTGCCCGCAGTGGGCGGCGTGGCGTACTCGACGAGCAAGACCGCCGTGGAGATGCTCGGCCGCGGGCTCCGAATGGAGCTGTCCCAGTACGGCGTCGGGGTGACGATCACCTATTTCGGTCCCATCGACACGGCGATGGGCAGGTTGACGCTCAGTCCGGCGCCCAAGGCCAAGGAGCGCATCACCGTCGGGCCGGAGAAGGCGGCGGTCGCGGTGCTGCGTGCGGTCGAGCGCGGCAAGGTGCGCGCGATCATCCCCGCCCGCTGGAACTTCCTCAACATCGTGCGGCCGTTGGGTGTGCACCTCGACAACCTCTTGCTGCGCAGCAAGACTCAGCGCGAGTTCATCCGGACATACGACTCCGGCTGA
- a CDS encoding SDR family NAD(P)-dependent oxidoreductase: protein MSRKSARRSYSASSVVTGAGSGIGAAFALELAARGGRVVCSDINPDAAARTVEAITARGGQAIAVRCDVSRIEDVEQLAEQAQAWFGGPPTLVINNAGVVVGGRQIGEAPLDDWSWALSINLWGPIHGCHVFAPILRAAGYGGIINVASAAAFGASPNLAVYSVTKAAALSLSETLAAELNGTGVNVTALCPTFVKTNIVESGRLTAESAQRGGRAMRLTGITPERVVRKCLDTHDRGGVYCFPQLDAKVGWRVTRLAPATYTRALGLVHRFSAPQSTAGRRGLSRSRMSG, encoded by the coding sequence GTGTCGCGGAAGTCAGCGAGGCGCAGCTACAGCGCCTCGTCGGTCGTCACCGGTGCCGGCAGCGGGATCGGGGCCGCGTTCGCGCTGGAACTCGCGGCGCGGGGAGGCCGGGTGGTGTGCAGTGACATCAACCCCGACGCCGCGGCCCGGACGGTGGAAGCGATCACCGCTCGGGGCGGTCAGGCGATCGCGGTGCGGTGTGACGTATCGCGGATCGAGGACGTGGAGCAGCTGGCGGAGCAGGCGCAGGCATGGTTCGGCGGGCCTCCGACGCTGGTGATCAACAACGCCGGCGTGGTGGTCGGCGGGAGGCAGATCGGCGAGGCCCCGCTCGACGACTGGTCGTGGGCGCTCAGCATCAACCTGTGGGGGCCGATCCACGGCTGCCACGTGTTCGCCCCGATCCTGCGGGCCGCCGGTTACGGCGGGATCATCAATGTCGCGTCAGCCGCCGCCTTCGGCGCCAGCCCCAACCTGGCCGTCTACAGCGTCACCAAGGCGGCAGCGCTGTCGCTCTCGGAGACACTGGCCGCCGAATTGAACGGCACCGGGGTCAACGTGACCGCGCTGTGCCCGACGTTCGTCAAGACGAATATCGTCGAATCCGGCAGGCTCACAGCGGAATCCGCCCAGCGAGGCGGGCGCGCGATGAGGTTGACCGGGATCACGCCGGAGCGGGTCGTTCGAAAGTGCCTCGACACCCATGACCGCGGCGGTGTCTACTGCTTTCCGCAACTCGACGCCAAAGTCGGCTGGCGGGTCACCCGCCTCGCTCCCGCCACATACACCCGCGCGCTCGGTCTCGTCCACCGGTTCAGCGCGCCGCAGTCGACCGCGGGCCGCCGCGGCCTCAGCCGGAGTCGTATGTCCGGATGA
- a CDS encoding thioesterase II family protein, whose amino-acid sequence MDGHTPKLYIFPHAGGSAQYYVPFASAFSDDIKRIAVQYPGRSGTHELASFTGIPELAGRVCKTLSPLESSGSVAFFGHSMGALLAFEVARRFEAQGSPVAALFVSACAAPGRVGYEYIPESDRGLLDALEEMTGANPEFLEDEEFAAKILPTLRGLKAIANYECPPDATVSCPIFAFLGDEDEVATYEKVAHWSERTTAEFAARVFTGHHFYLNDHLTELVSDIESKILAYCGV is encoded by the coding sequence GTGGACGGGCACACGCCGAAGCTCTATATCTTCCCGCACGCCGGCGGGTCGGCACAGTACTACGTGCCGTTCGCCAGCGCGTTCTCCGACGACATCAAACGTATTGCCGTCCAATACCCCGGGCGAAGTGGCACCCACGAGCTGGCGTCGTTCACAGGGATTCCCGAGCTGGCCGGGCGGGTGTGCAAGACGCTGTCGCCGCTCGAATCGTCGGGGAGTGTCGCGTTCTTCGGTCACAGCATGGGTGCGTTGTTGGCCTTCGAGGTCGCGCGGCGCTTCGAAGCGCAGGGCAGCCCGGTGGCGGCGCTCTTCGTGTCGGCATGCGCCGCACCGGGCCGAGTGGGCTACGAGTACATCCCCGAGTCGGACCGCGGCTTGCTCGACGCGTTGGAAGAGATGACCGGTGCAAATCCGGAGTTCCTCGAGGACGAGGAATTCGCTGCCAAGATCTTGCCGACATTGCGCGGGCTCAAGGCGATCGCGAACTACGAATGTCCGCCCGATGCAACCGTGTCGTGCCCCATCTTCGCGTTTCTGGGTGATGAGGACGAGGTCGCCACTTACGAGAAGGTCGCGCACTGGTCGGAGCGAACGACCGCGGAGTTCGCGGCCCGAGTGTTCACCGGCCACCACTTCTACCTCAACGACCACTTGACCGAGCTGGTCAGTGATATCGAGAGCAAAATCCTGGCGTACTGCGGAGTTTGA
- a CDS encoding AMP-binding protein yields MLVIESSIPAVLGNLARTQPDRSAYTFIDYEADPTGGLVETLTWAQVYQRSRAVADELSRCGSPGDRAAIVAPQSLDYIVGFFGAMQAGFIAVPLSVPQSDTHDERISAALRDCSPAAVLTTSVAVTDVVPYAVAQWGGTAPAVVELDALQIDPLDIPDADAIDHPEEAYLQYTSGSTRQPAGVVVTHQNVIANLEQVFSDYFESTGKIPPQATNFVSWLPFYHDMGLVEGVFAPLLASPQTVDDFPGRPGVLMSPVAFLQKPARWMQMLAVYGPSWSAAPNFAFDLAARRTTDDDLAGLDLGGVLGIINGSERIHSATLRRFNERFAPFNLPATTVRPSYGLAEATLYVASAPLGHAPVTARFDTEKLAAGYAMRCGAEGGTELVSLGSPRASTIRIVDPETRTENPQEKIGEIWVHGDNVAQGYWRNPRLSERTFGAVVADPAPGTPAGPWLRTGDLGVMSQGELFIIGRIKDLLIVNGRNHYPDDIEATVQEITGGRVAAIAVPDGHTERLVAVVEYKQRGVAEHEMVDRLRTVKREVTSAISKSHSLRVADLVLVAPGALPTTTSGKVRRSACVERYRRGEFSRLDVGV; encoded by the coding sequence ATCTTGGTCATCGAGTCGTCGATTCCAGCTGTGCTCGGCAATCTCGCACGCACGCAGCCGGATCGTTCCGCATACACCTTCATCGACTACGAGGCAGACCCCACGGGCGGCCTCGTCGAGACACTGACGTGGGCGCAGGTGTACCAGCGCTCGCGGGCCGTCGCGGATGAACTGTCGCGGTGCGGTTCGCCCGGTGATCGCGCGGCGATCGTCGCACCACAGAGCCTCGACTACATCGTGGGGTTCTTCGGGGCGATGCAGGCCGGGTTCATCGCCGTGCCACTGTCGGTGCCGCAATCCGACACCCATGACGAGCGGATATCGGCGGCGTTGCGCGACTGCTCACCGGCGGCGGTGCTGACGACGTCGGTCGCGGTCACCGACGTGGTGCCGTACGCCGTCGCCCAGTGGGGTGGCACGGCGCCGGCGGTGGTGGAGCTCGATGCGCTGCAGATCGACCCACTGGACATCCCGGATGCCGACGCGATCGATCATCCCGAGGAGGCCTATCTGCAGTACACGTCCGGCTCGACGCGCCAGCCGGCCGGCGTTGTGGTGACGCACCAGAACGTCATCGCCAACCTCGAACAGGTCTTCTCCGACTACTTCGAGAGCACCGGGAAGATACCGCCACAGGCGACGAACTTCGTGTCGTGGCTGCCCTTCTACCACGACATGGGCCTGGTCGAAGGAGTGTTCGCGCCGCTGTTGGCGTCACCGCAGACCGTCGACGACTTCCCCGGGCGGCCAGGTGTCCTGATGAGTCCCGTCGCGTTCCTCCAGAAGCCCGCCCGGTGGATGCAAATGCTGGCCGTCTACGGGCCTTCGTGGTCTGCGGCACCGAATTTCGCGTTCGATCTTGCGGCCCGCCGCACCACCGACGACGATCTCGCCGGACTGGACCTGGGCGGCGTGCTCGGCATCATCAACGGCAGCGAGCGGATCCACTCCGCCACGCTGCGGCGGTTCAACGAGCGGTTCGCACCATTCAACCTGCCCGCCACCACCGTGCGGCCCTCATACGGATTGGCTGAGGCCACCCTGTACGTGGCATCGGCACCGCTCGGCCATGCACCGGTCACGGCGCGGTTCGACACCGAGAAACTGGCCGCGGGCTACGCGATGCGCTGCGGCGCCGAAGGTGGCACCGAACTGGTCAGTCTGGGGTCACCGAGGGCATCGACGATACGCATCGTCGATCCGGAGACCCGGACGGAGAATCCCCAGGAGAAGATCGGGGAGATCTGGGTGCACGGGGACAATGTCGCCCAGGGCTACTGGCGAAATCCGCGACTCTCCGAACGCACCTTCGGAGCCGTGGTGGCCGATCCGGCGCCGGGCACTCCCGCTGGACCGTGGCTGCGCACAGGGGACCTCGGCGTCATGTCACAGGGCGAGCTCTTCATCATCGGCCGCATCAAGGACCTCCTGATCGTTAACGGGCGCAATCACTATCCGGATGACATCGAGGCGACAGTGCAGGAGATCACCGGTGGACGAGTCGCGGCCATTGCGGTGCCCGATGGCCACACCGAGCGACTGGTGGCCGTGGTGGAGTACAAGCAGCGGGGGGTCGCGGAGCACGAGATGGTCGACCGGCTCCGCACGGTGAAACGTGAGGTCACCTCGGCCATCTCGAAGTCCCACAGCCTGCGCGTGGCGGACCTCGTCCTGGTCGCGCCCGGCGCCCTCCCGACCACCACCAGCGGCAAGGTGCGGCGCTCGGCGTGTGTCGAACGGTACCGCCGCGGCGAGTTCAGCCGTCTGGATGTCGGTGTGTGA
- a CDS encoding acyl carrier protein has protein sequence MPPSAVDRERSFPELGLDSMMAMGLLKEARQFVGVELSATMLWNHPTIAALTGYLAEILDTEDMSDDSSLDVACESASSVLDALFDSVEAASARSESGI, from the coding sequence ATGCCACCGTCGGCGGTGGACCGCGAACGGTCCTTCCCCGAACTGGGTCTGGACTCGATGATGGCGATGGGCCTGCTCAAAGAGGCGCGTCAGTTCGTCGGTGTCGAGTTGTCGGCGACGATGCTGTGGAACCACCCGACCATCGCGGCGCTGACGGGATACCTCGCCGAAATCCTCGACACAGAAGACATGTCCGACGACAGCAGCCTCGATGTCGCATGCGAATCCGCGAGCAGTGTGCTCGATGCGTTGTTCGACAGCGTCGAGGCGGCTTCAGCCAGGAGTGAGAGCGGGATCTGA